CCCTACAAGTACAGTATAATAACGCTTTTAGGGCGCTGATGGGGCTGCCGCGATATTGCAGCGCGTCAGGGATGTTTGCGAAGACGCATGTGTCGTGTTTTAAAGCTACCATGCGCCTGCGAGCCGCGTCTCTGGTGCGACGCGTGCGCGCCAGCTGACAGCTCCAACAGCGTCCTAGAAATGATTGCGGACAAGTATTGTCCGTATATCACATTTTGCTGCGGACTTCATACGCCTAGCAGCACTGTGGTAAACACATTGAaaaatactcatactcatactcatactcatattttattgataatatagATTACAGGTCAGGCTTACATGACTAAACTACATTAAAGGtagatttataaataagtatacaaGATTCATACATTTGAGAaagaaaaaggagaattaagtaAACTAACAAGTCAATTATTGTGACATTATTTAACtcctattgttattttattattaacattatttggtattcattataaatattttgaggTCAAATATTCCTCGACACTATAAAACGGCCGCTCAATCAGCCAATTTTTGAGTCTAGCCTTGAAACTCATCAGACTAGGCGCATCAGTTATGGATACTGGTAGGTTATTGTATACAGCGGGGCCCATAACATGTATAGATTTAGCCGTTTTGGCTAGACTACGTGGCACTGCCGCTAATTTGTGTCCATAGCGAGTTACACGGTCGCTTTTTTCACCCCGTCTGGGATATTTATCCAGGTTCTCCCGTGTGTATACGGCTGTCTGGAGTATTAGGAGACCCGGCATTGTGACGATACCCAAGGCGGTGAAGTGTGGCTTAGCCGACTCATGCCATGGTACTCGAGCCATAGATCTTACGGCTCGTTTTTGAAGCCGGAAAACACGCTGCCAGTCGGCCGCGCGTCCCCATAGCTCAAGCCCATATTGTACTATGGACTGTATGCTGGCATAGTAGCAGCTGCGGACTGCCTGCCGCGGAAGAACAGTAGTCAGCCTACCCAAGGCAAAACAAGCTCTTCCCATTTTTCCGCAGATGGATTCAATGTGGTTCTCCCACGTTAGGGTTTGGTCAATATGAAAACCCAAGAAAGAAGTAGTACTGACCTGACCAATAACACCACTGGCGAGTTCCACATGCAGCGGGCGACGCCTGCGTCCGGACAAATCGAACTGGATGAATTGGGTTTTGGTTAAGTTTAAAATGAGACCGTTATGTTTAAACCAGTTCGATAATTGCCCGGCAACCGTGTTTAACTTCAACTCCAGTTGGTCAATGGTTGGAGCGGTTACGATAGCAGCAACGTCGTCCGCATACATGTAAACCTCGCCCTCACTTACCGCCATGGGCAAGTCATTGAGAAGGACCGAGAAAGCCACATTTGACAGAGATGATCCCTGGGGGACGCCGATGGCGGTCGAGAGCCCATGTGAGTTCAGACTACCTCTTTGACCAGTTACGTATTGCGTCCGGTCGCGCATGAAGTCCGACATCAGGTCTTGCGCAGGTCCTCGAACACCATAGTGGTAGAGCTTCGAACATAGTAAGTTGTGGTCTACTACGTCAAAAGCTTTCGAGAGGTCGCAGAAAAGGACTGCGACCTCGAGCTTTCGTTCACGCGCTTGGAGTATAAGGCGTACTACTTCACGCGCCATCATTGTGGTAGATCGTCCCGGTCTATACGCATACTGGCGTTCTGATACGCAGTTATTGTTCGAAAGGAACTGAGATAGACGGGTTGTCAGTCCATTCTCGAAGATCTTCGCCACTACTGGTATAATACATATCGGACGATAACAACCAGGGTCATTTTGCTTTCCCTTCCCTTTGTACAGCGGGCTGATCCTTATTTCCTTAAGGGACTTCGGGTATCTCCCAGCTCGCAAGCATTTATTATAAAGCGCAGCTAATGGATGAGCGAGCGGAGTGGCCGAAAATCTAATAAGTTCCACTGATATACCGTACAAATCTTGGGTGGGTTTATTTGCAATAGATGATGGTTGTCAATGTGCTTACCACGGTTGCTGTAATgttgtaaattataatattaagtatgtgTTTAGTGTTTGTTTAATGATAAATGATAATGCCtgtatttttacgtatttaTGAGTCACAGATgcttgaaataaatgattttgttttttttttatacaacgtTTGACACGCTCTTGACCAATAGCGACGGGCGTTTCGTACAGTGTTACTGTAGTAACTTATGAAATGCGCGCTAGTTGGTAGTATGCCGCTTGAGACTAAAGGGAAGCAGAGCAGGTAATGAGACCTGTCTTACTGTTCCCTTTGGACTGCAGCTCGGTGACAAGACTAGTGCATTTAGTCGCTAAGTGTCGGGCGACCAAACCCGAGCTTGACTTAACGGGTTAGCCTTCAAGGGCTCTCAGCTCCGCACAAGCCGGACGGACCTCAAGTCTCCgggttaaccctttaccaggccccTAAGAACTAGCGTGTCTCCATACGTACTGTATATACTGTTACAACCGTATTGAACgccttgtaaaaaatatatttacgaaAGTCGGAGATGTTCCTTTAAaccagaaataaaaatgtgggtTACGGTTACCCCATCGCCTGTCTAAGTAATTAACTGTCATACTCGATTTTGTCTTATTATATTCTTGATCAGGCGAAGGGATATATTCCTCCCACATCTTATATCGGTTATCATAGTCAAGGTTTAACTCCAAATCTACTACGAAACATTATATCAATCACTGAATCGCTCTAGGTTGAAcacaaaaacagttttattactTACGTGAGTTTTTATGACATGACAAGACAATTTACCGGGCCATGGGAAGAATAGCTCCCGCACAGTTAAACTCTAATAAGGCCATGGGATAATGTCAACCCACATCCTAATTCTGGTCATACATAATAATGCATGAATATTTGCAATGTTTACGATTACATTACCTTTCAACACTCAAAATCtacataataacaaaaaattgtTCGACCTATGTACTTCTGTTTTATAGAAATTAAGGAAAGTGTTAGAATTTTTCCGTAGTTTACTGAAATTAGAGTTCAAGTGAATTTAAACGGCTGCCAAAGATATATTGCGCGATTTAGAAGCGTGTTGTGAATGAAgatcataaaatactatttgacaaaatattttgtaggaGGTTTGGAGTTAAAACCTGACTACGGTAATCGATATAAGATGTGGGAGGAATATATCCCttcgcctggtaaagggttaatataTTAACTACTTTGGTTCCATATAGATTCACATACCCTCTTACTGAAACAAAGAGCAAACGGCCGCCCGTATCTCTAGCCCTCTTACTGAAACAAAGAGCAAACGGCCGCCCGTATCTCTAGCCCTCTTACTGAAACAAAGAGCAAACGGCCGCCCGTATCTCTAGCCCTCTTACTGAAACAAAGAGCAAACGGCCGCCCGTATCTCTAGCCCTCTTACTGAAACAAAGAGCAAACGGCCGccccccaactagcaaaatagtcgtataagaattgatttactcagcctgtaatcgtataacagccgagttacggttgttgaagcaccaatatatcgtataatagcggttaactcgactatttagcaattttcgctaattagtgctataatcatgtcgtataaacgtttatagcactatcttttagcacttttattccaccttttaataaatgctgagttagcgctactaaatcacttttattcagcataattgttctattaaaatcatataacagctatagattagctaattgtctgaataaggcgctttaatacaactgttactcaactctcttctctgttgctataaaagcctattaaaagcaatcaaataaccatttggcaacaatgctgctgtaacagcgcgcttatatcataattcgggtaatggggttcaaaccgctgttataggagctgaagtgtatttacaggttttattcaaaatgtattcagcttagagtacttttaaagagttttgaactacattaacagcacaagtcagccatgtcgacgtttcaatatagtccggtggccaactgcatgaaaccctacctgacaaaaaaatagaataatcctactctgtaggggtagctgacttttagtagcatcaactgttcttggtcggccgcggttaaatttggaaaattttgcgctaatggcaaaatagtggcacaaaaattcataaaaaaaaacccatcgtataatagaatgaaacttgcatggtaggatagctgcctttgaggacagcaaaacaaaactggtcagctacatcctgtgttggcaggttcttgtgtccgaccgaatttgtggtaccacgtgacagctacaatttacctcatcgaaaaatagaatcaaaacaactgattgtaatacctacattaaatttgttgacatatgtcttggtcggcctcaccttagcctgacagcgttttcagtccgtccgcattaaaaaaaaagtcaatggcagctatcctaccatacaagtgacattctatttttcgatgaggtaaattgtagctcacttggtaccacaaattcggtcggacacaggaacccgccaacacaggatgtagctgaccacttttgtttttttgatgaatatttgtaccacttttttgccatttgcgcaaaatttgccaagttaagccacggccgaccaagagcagttgaagctgctaaaagtcagctacccctacagagtaggatttttcaatttttttatcaggtagggtttcatgcagtcggccatcggactataaatccataaacatggcgacatcatgtgctataagtgtagcagtaaacgcagttactcgatttatagtcgaattaatgagatataacagaaactagatcgtgtaagcaaatttttacttatttttattaatatttttttattgaaatttaagaaaataggcggcccatgaatatatatgaaccagtgcctttggttttatcaataaagtatttttcgcgctgggttttactgtattacatgtacttacagacagtaaaaacttatgtacacaatcacggtaaaaataaatgtcatggatgacatcagtaaaaaatacttaagtacctttttgttttattagacacgcgaAGACGATTaataggcctcaaacttaatcatATAATaacttacctgagatcgtttttagcacatattagttgaataaaagcatttactgcactcttacacatttaaaatgccgagtaaaagcaatccggctacctttacgaaacatttttgctgagaaaaagcagtgcggctgcttttatagaacacttttactgagtaatagttaattgctaatgtttacagaacaaatagtcgagtaaaagcactatcgttactATTCaaacactagaagtgcttttatccacttttactcaactcttacagcatcgatttgcttcttatacagcgcttactcgatttttataacacttttagtctgtataagtgcgccttttcgcgttgagtaaacgcttacaggacttttactcgactgtttttacaccgtttatagcaccaaaaagcgaaaataaaaacgtgctctcgacttttatagcacatagatttgctagttgggccgTATCTCTAGCCCTCTTACTGAAACAAAGAGCAAACGGCCGCCCGTATCTCTAGCCCTCTTACTGAAACAAAGAGCATACGGCCGCCCGTATCTCTAGCGAGGACCGATTGACTCAAATCAATTACtcaaatacacaaaaaaaaaagattcaCAGTACGAGTATACCTAATAAGAATATTCCTATTGTGAATTAATAATCTATTTCGatatttacaatatatatatacagtggtactactaaacgaaatgaaTTAACTACTTCGcttaaatctaataaaataggcccttgaggcattgtatcaaggatgctggcggcatttcctcgctgtactcgtatcgcaatgctgataggTACGTTGTGCAaggaagccgccagctcttcggtcaccagttacgtcaagcTTGTTAGTTTTCCACCAATAGTCATAATCACCATTTCGTAATACAAAATTTAGAGTCGTGGATATTTTCAATAAAGATATATCATATATTTATAAAGGTATATTACACCAATGCGCTTATTGGGTCGATTTGTGTAATATTGTCCAATAACCTTTTCTTCTTATCTTGTTATAAAATAtgctattattttaaaatacaataaagATTAAGTAAGTACCATTAGTGTCGGTCATTAGTTGCGATTACTTTAAATTATGAATGACCACGataatatctaatattataTGCTTCTGTGTTCCTTCACGCGCCAGTGTTGcagttaataataattatatatgtcTACTTCTTAGTCGTTATAGCGGTGTGGTCGCTTAAAAGGAGTCCGGGATCCATTCGGCTATCCAGTACCAAGAATTCGAGTTAATGATGGTAGGCATAATTTGTTTTAAttcaattaatatatttatgtatgttaGTTATGTTTAGTCTTAGGCCTATAGTGTACTACTTATTtcccttatttaaaaaaatcagctatttacaaattaataataataacaagcTGTAATGAACATTATTTTATGTTGTACCTAGAATGTAAAAATGAACTATTGATAAGGTGGGACAACTATTgtataatattatgtaggtacctatctattaGTGAAAATGAACAAATAGaaaagataaatattaaaaaaactaattcaATTGAATTGAATGGAGAAGAGTAGGCTGTATGAAACACAAAATACAAGGCTCcagcagtaggtacctatacgttATTGATACTATGATCTtacgtaggtataggtacagtcacgaacCACGAGTCGCGAGCCAGTCACCAACAAAAGTAGCACagatcagactacgcgtcaaaaatATCTAACAACATTAACTAAACAAAAACAGATATGTCGCTATATGAAGAACAATTAGATTATGGCAAATATTTCTGAATGCGAACTATAAGATATACCTCTATTTGAAAAAGTATTCCaaggtggcagatacttttggtgcATCATCGTTTCACCCGCCGCTATTTATGCCGATTGTACTTATCCTGTGTTAATGAAATCTCAAGCATGACTCGTTGCTCACAGTGCATTGTGCatcaaatacaaataaaaatataaaagctAAGTACTCGGTTTTTCTGAAAACCCTCATTATTAGACTTAATCGACCGGGATAATCACGATCCATATCACTGTCGATATACATGTACATAAGTctagtctagtgaaactaaacgtgaatcattcaaaactgttattaaCCCTCGTTATCGTGTATAAAGGGAAATATAAAATTCAATTAACCACTCTCTAATTGtagaataataaaatatgtacagGCAGGAGCTGTTATTTAGAATTGAACAGAGCCCTAATTAAAGGTTAAGCCCGTTAAGGCTAGATTAAAATACCCTCTTTACATCTTAATGAAGCTTGTCCAAATGATGGCTTGCTTGAGTGTAAGGCTCGACCTAGTTTTACTTTCATACAATAATACTTACTTTAATTAGTGATACTGCATTATGAACACACGTTAACATTTTCCGAGAGTGTACTCTTGATTATACAAAGCCCTTGGGCGTGTTCACTGCTTTTTTTGAATAGAATAAGTGTTTCAACAAAATATGTTTAAAATCAAATTAGAAATGAAAGCTGTGACCTAAGTGTCACTGCTAGTAGAACCGAGTACCTAGTTTAAGTGGCGACACAGCCCAATATCTCCAACGTGCGAGGTACACCGATCTGTTCAAGAACGATGCTGTCAAGGAAATTGGTTTCTGCGCTACTTCTTACCACAGTGAACAAGTActtatcttcttcctcgcgttgtgccggcattttgccatgtctcatgggagcctggggtccgcttggcaactaaccCCAAGAATTGcgtggcgtaggcactagtttttacgaaagcgactgccatttgaccttccaacccagagggtaaactaggccttattgggattagtccgatttcctcacgatgttttccttcaccgaaaagcgactggtaaatatcaaatgatatgtcGCTATATGAAGAACAATTAGATTATGGCAAAAACTTCTACACAACTTCTATCTATACAGTGAACAAGTATTGTCACATTATGGCACAGATATCGAGTTTGTTGACTAGTAGCGCTCGACCGGTCGTCGAAAAGAGCCTTGAGGGAGAATGGCGAGGGTATCACTTTCTTTAATCTTGCAGAAGCATAGAGCTTCGTCTAGACGGTTCAAACACGCGTACAACCACTCGACGTGCAGTTGATGAATATATTGCGTTCCTATTCTACACCCGCTCTGATGCTTTACAGGATAACAGCTAGCTGCCTCACTCATGTATCCCCGAAAAGCCGACATATCGCTGTGGCGAGGCAACCAATACATCTATACAATTGTGTTGTTGTTACTCGTCGCGATGCTCGTGTTCCTGATGCTGCCCGTCTGGGAAAACGAAGACGAAGAATTTGAGgaagtatgtacctattatatCGGCGCTTAACAAGTTTTGAATTTAAAACAAGGCAGTTACAAACGTTTCGTCGTAATAACTTACTTGAGCTATTGCAGGTTATGATAACCttaataaattcaatattttaaaatgtgtttctgCAAGTAGGCCTCAAGGGTACTTTAACAAGTCAATACAACATTTACAGTGACATCATATAGTGACATGAAAAATACATAGCAACCTATATAACTAATTTATACGTcgcctccagaatctcgcgaactaaattgacatgagtttgacaaataaaatataccaggcatagcaaagaaaaaatagtcACGGTACAATACATGTCGATAAAATGATATCGATAAGTAAGATATTGCACTTACTACCCTGTGATAATTGGGTCCATATTGGCtcatatacaatttattattcgaatatttctaataataccgctttgtagtcataatcatcattgctcCGAAAATTGTTCCTCATAtcttttttaatagttttttgtACTACTACCTACATTATTCTTAACGATAtatattccgttttttttttttaatcataatgTTGTCACTGAGAATGTATCTGTGCCCATAAtgttatttgtaagaatttctcgaagactaaggcgggagcATTTGCTCTCGCTACGCTCGCTCACTGTGAGGGTCACaggatttcggttctgtgaagttcgcagttctaacctaacctaacccacctttctggcagcatttcggttctgtgagggtcgcagttctaacctaacctaacccacctttctggcagcatttcggttttgtgagggtcacagttctaacctaacctgacccacctttctggcagcatttcggttctgtgagggtcgcagttctaacctaacctaacccacctttctggcagcatttcggttttgtgagggttgcagttctaacctaacctaacccacctttctagcagcatttcggttctgtgagggtcgcagttctaacctaacctaacccacctttctggcagcatttcggttctgtgagggttgcagttctaacctaacctaacccatcttTCTGGCAGGATTTTAACCTGACTTGACctttttttctgtttatttttgtctttttttttcttatttagaaTTTACTATTGCAGGTGCATGCTGCTATAAATAAAAATCGATATGTCGAGTAATAATATATGCATAGATTTTAGTAATAGAGATATTTATGTAGAATGAcattatgaatataataaattcgAAGTTCCAATGAGtattgtttaaaatgaaaatgtataatgaTCATTAGGATGTAAAATTCTATGAGATACATTTTCGGAGTTTCAATAATCGAATTTGCAATTTTATATGAACTTTGGCGCACCCGTGATAATTATTTAGGGGTCAGCAACGATTTCGATTTATCGACGGTGCAGATGCGAAATTGACAAATTCCAATGTTAGTGTGCAGGTTTGGGGGCAAGTTGTTTATTTCAAGAGCTCGGTTGTTGATATAAATCTAAAATTAGTGATTTTATTTCATACATGTGGCCGGTAGATGAGATTGatccataattatttaatttctgACCTAATTGTCAACTTGAATGTCCAGGTTAGGGACTGGTCTTTACAATCGAAGCAATAGGGATCACCGAGACCATTtgatttttgcgtccacaccacaccacCACACACAAATTAATCACATTATACGAAATATTTCCCCGTCTGGACTGACCTtaggtatttgtattttgagccAAAATCACTGTTTCTATGTTATCACTTAACTTGTTATTCTAGCTGTAAGTTTtcctaacaaataaaacaaaataaataaaataaaatatttatctattacaatatgtttatccttgtctctattactataaaattgcaCAATTTTCGAAAAACCAAGTACCTAACATTAGTAAAATAACTTAACAAAATTACTTAAAGATACATTTTATCTGATCGCGCAACAGTAGCGCCCCTAGCGATGAATTCTCGCGATATTCtctaattcaaacttttttgaaaatatcgatATGAACAGCACTGGCCAAACTGTGGTATCATTTGTGCACATTGATCTGTCcatttagttcgcgagattctggaggcaaCTTGTACGTCCTACACAATATTGCAAATCAGTTAGTCAGTCAACCgttgttattttaaaataaagtttatttaataaGACATTATTGTGCACGAAGGTATCAAATGGCCAAAACACATTTCCTCGCGAGAAGATGATGCGATCACGCTACGTGGCAGGACATACGCGAGCGCACAGCGAGCTGTGCGCAGACCGCGGCGCGCGCACCAGCCTCGTGATTCTCGTGGCGTCCGCGCCGGCGCACCGCGCGGCGCGCGAGGCCATCCGCGCCACCTGGGCCCTGGCGGCGCGCCCCAACCACGTCGCGCTTGCCTTCCTGCTCGGCGTCTCGTCCCCGCACCTGCGCGACGCAATACTCGACGAGGACGCTCGCTATCACGACCTCATCGAAGCCCGCTTCGAAGATACCTACCAAAACCTACCCCTAAAATCACTGTCGATGCTGGAATGGTTCGCGGCCTACTGCCCGCTAGCTCCTCACTTGTTCAAAACGGATGACGACATGTTCGTCAACATCGAGCAGCTGCTCAGTTTTATCGAAGACCACAACACAACGAACACGATTTGGGGGGAAGTGTTGGAGGACATAAAGCCGCCGCGAGACAAGAGATTCAAGTACTCCGTCCCGGAGGAAGAGTACCCTGGGGCGAGGTACCCGACATTTGCAGTGGGGCATGGGTATTTGGTGAGTGGCGACGCGGTGCCGCCACTACTCGACGTCGCTCCAGGCGCGCGGTTCGTGCGTCTAGAAGATGTGTTTATGGGTAAAGATAAGGTCATAATTATCTACCTTGTTATCATATGCCTAAAGACAACCACTTTCAAGCCTTTCTCATTCAACGGTCTCTGCTATCTTGAGTGAACCAGATTATTGGACCATCTTCTCGGGAGCCTCTCTtgttatataacactttaaactctcgcgttttgtacacatatttaattacacaaacgggtctaccgcgatataatttcattgcttttacctttaattccgacgtttcagctgagttgcaccagctgtggtcacggaaagactgacgtcccaacaaatgtcaacagaaatgttaataaaacaccactaaactgcccgaaataagtttataaaaatgttcgggtagacaaagaaattgcagctacccgttaaagtttaatgtttattgtccacggcacgacatgcaacactcacagtatccgtacactggtccgaagatatatccgctggtttcaacatttgaatcactggtcccca
Above is a window of Cydia splendana chromosome Z, ilCydSple1.2, whole genome shotgun sequence DNA encoding:
- the LOC134804366 gene encoding beta-1,3-galactosyltransferase 2-like; its protein translation is MYPRKADISLWRGNQYIYTIVLLLLVAMLVFLMLPVWENEDEEFEEVSNGQNTFPREKMMRSRYVAGHTRAHSELCADRGARTSLVILVASAPAHRAAREAIRATWALAARPNHVALAFLLGVSSPHLRDAILDEDARYHDLIEARFEDTYQNLPLKSLSMLEWFAAYCPLAPHLFKTDDDMFVNIEQLLSFIEDHNTTNTIWGEVLEDIKPPRDKRFKYSVPEEEYPGARYPTFAVGHGYLVSGDAVPPLLDVAPGARFVRLEDVFMGVLAARAGVRVTHAPALVPAEGGGACAARNAVLMETRLHEQYARWAMLLDPDIAC